One genomic region from Terasakiella sp. SH-1 encodes:
- a CDS encoding GGDEF domain-containing phosphodiesterase — MISLTEKQTYQISILLIVALALGSLVIGTKAYDDFNRISRSWTTYADDTFHRANHLADLKSALGYGGVIHHFKNYVIRHDEKYYNAARKSAEKAKIAIAELEVHLKTQAEKDALQDIARVLRAYQNMTVMVKAAIAGGRAVTDIDRIVKVDDTPAFEAMEIISRGIEKGIEQGHSELTNAISGGKMVVIVGLVGVFILLFVAGFLLSNLRRLFGEIEKKALYLDSITSGLPCGLLVVNRDGMVEKYNEKTKEIFGAIQCQDKKFSLLDIFGSIGDMPAFLDVLSGNMGQFTIESQDESFSRKPVLVEVQPLNTQGRQKYILTITDMSELNQAKRKLEETNLQLEQTIEEVNGFKKLLDEHALVSMTDAAGRIAYANEKFCKTSGFSLEELLGNKHNLVKSNMHSSVFWKKMWQEISSGKIWHGEVTNRRKDGSLYWVYSTIMPFRNEKGAIHKYVSARTDITEIKNAERRIHQLAYVDTLTKLPNLMQFNELIKSMQAEIDQFDDFGKLVIIDLGVSGLVEINGAFGWEYGDRLICTIAERLKRELSEAELIAKIGGDRFGIVLFTEDHADDYVNQITAKIQKVFHHAFEVDENLLKVSASCGALVYPDDLQALSADKRTTDDINRYLELSRLESSKMSGSTLIRFESGILQNVSRRTMILHSVEQALENGEIYMVYQPQISLKSRDVVGVEALMRWRRPDGSFISPGEFIPVLEVSEFISQLSQWTNERCVQDLKTLQQTLPTVRMGINISANFLVSDYLLPSLEKLLKDHKIDPACLELEVTESSIMEDLDLALGQLNKLKSLGFRISVDDFGTGHSSLAYLAKFPLDQLKVDKSFIRFISENDQSRAIVKTVISLGKAMNLDVIAEGTEKKEQIDFLQAEGCDEVQGYYFAKPMELHELVKWCENPPLHDL; from the coding sequence ATGATAAGTCTGACGGAAAAACAAACATATCAGATCTCAATTCTGTTGATTGTCGCTTTGGCTTTGGGGTCTTTGGTTATTGGAACAAAGGCATATGATGATTTTAACCGGATCAGCCGATCCTGGACCACATATGCAGATGATACATTTCATCGCGCCAACCATCTGGCGGATTTAAAGAGTGCTTTGGGCTATGGCGGTGTGATCCACCATTTTAAAAATTACGTTATTCGCCATGATGAAAAATATTATAATGCGGCGCGCAAAAGTGCAGAAAAAGCAAAAATCGCCATTGCAGAACTGGAAGTCCACCTAAAGACACAAGCTGAAAAAGACGCCCTGCAAGATATTGCCAGAGTGCTGCGGGCCTATCAAAATATGACCGTCATGGTTAAGGCTGCGATTGCCGGGGGGCGTGCTGTGACGGATATTGACAGAATTGTAAAGGTAGATGATACCCCGGCCTTTGAAGCAATGGAGATCATTTCCAGAGGGATTGAAAAAGGCATTGAACAAGGCCACAGTGAATTAACCAATGCCATTAGCGGCGGCAAGATGGTGGTGATTGTCGGGCTGGTTGGGGTTTTCATCTTGCTGTTTGTTGCCGGGTTTTTGCTGAGTAATCTCAGACGATTATTTGGCGAAATTGAAAAGAAAGCCCTTTATCTGGATTCCATTACCTCCGGCCTGCCTTGCGGGCTCTTGGTTGTGAACCGCGATGGAATGGTTGAAAAATATAATGAAAAAACCAAAGAGATTTTTGGGGCTATTCAATGTCAGGACAAAAAGTTTTCGTTGCTGGATATCTTTGGCAGTATCGGAGATATGCCCGCTTTCCTTGATGTTCTCTCTGGCAATATGGGGCAGTTTACCATTGAAAGTCAGGATGAGTCCTTTTCCAGAAAACCTGTTTTGGTGGAGGTCCAACCCTTGAACACCCAAGGGCGGCAAAAATATATTCTGACCATTACGGATATGTCCGAACTCAATCAAGCCAAGCGCAAGTTGGAAGAAACCAACCTGCAACTGGAACAAACGATTGAAGAGGTCAATGGATTTAAGAAATTACTGGATGAACATGCCCTGGTTTCCATGACAGATGCGGCGGGTCGCATTGCCTATGCCAATGAAAAATTCTGCAAGACAAGCGGGTTCAGCCTCGAAGAGCTTTTGGGGAATAAGCATAATTTGGTGAAGTCCAATATGCATTCTAGCGTTTTCTGGAAGAAAATGTGGCAAGAAATTTCATCAGGCAAAATTTGGCATGGGGAAGTGACAAACCGTCGTAAGGATGGATCACTTTATTGGGTCTATTCCACCATTATGCCCTTTAGAAATGAAAAAGGGGCGATCCATAAATATGTGTCGGCACGCACCGATATTACCGAGATTAAGAATGCGGAACGTCGCATTCATCAATTGGCTTATGTGGATACCTTAACCAAACTGCCGAACCTAATGCAGTTTAATGAACTGATTAAAAGCATGCAGGCTGAAATTGACCAGTTTGATGATTTTGGCAAGCTGGTGATTATTGACCTTGGGGTTAGCGGTCTGGTTGAAATTAATGGGGCGTTTGGTTGGGAATATGGTGATCGCTTAATTTGCACAATTGCAGAACGCTTAAAAAGGGAACTGAGTGAGGCTGAATTGATTGCCAAAATCGGGGGGGATCGTTTTGGCATTGTGCTGTTCACAGAAGATCATGCAGATGATTATGTAAATCAGATTACTGCAAAAATTCAAAAGGTGTTTCATCATGCCTTTGAAGTTGACGAGAACTTGTTAAAGGTAAGTGCCTCGTGTGGGGCGCTGGTCTATCCTGATGACTTACAAGCGCTCAGTGCCGATAAGAGGACGACAGACGATATCAATCGCTACCTTGAATTAAGCCGGCTTGAAAGTTCCAAAATGAGTGGCAGTACCCTTATTCGGTTTGAAAGTGGTATTTTGCAAAATGTGTCTCGCCGCACGATGATTTTACATTCGGTGGAACAGGCGTTGGAAAATGGTGAGATCTATATGGTCTATCAGCCGCAAATATCCCTGAAAAGCCGTGACGTCGTTGGGGTGGAAGCCTTGATGCGTTGGCGTCGTCCCGATGGCAGTTTTATTTCACCGGGGGAATTTATCCCGGTTCTGGAAGTCTCGGAATTCATTTCCCAGTTAAGCCAATGGACGAATGAACGTTGTGTGCAGGACCTGAAAACCCTGCAACAGACTTTGCCGACTGTGCGTATGGGGATCAATATTTCAGCGAACTTTTTGGTATCGGATTATTTGTTACCCAGTCTGGAAAAGCTGCTTAAGGATCATAAGATTGATCCTGCCTGTCTGGAACTGGAAGTGACGGAAAGTTCCATCATGGAAGATTTGGACCTGGCTTTAGGGCAGCTTAATAAGCTGAAATCATTGGGCTTTAGAATTTCCGTTGATGATTTTGGGACCGGGCATTCGTCTTTGGCCTATCTGGCGAAATTCCCCTTGGATCAGCTGAAAGTCGATAAGAGCTTTATTCGCTTTATTTCTGAAAATGATCAAAGCCGTGCTATTGTCAAAACCGTTATTTCTTTGGGCAAGGCCATGAACTTGGATGTGATCGCTGAAGGAACAGAGAAGAAAGAGCAGATTGATTTCTTACAGGCCGAAGGGTGTGATGAGGTGCAGGGCTATTATTTTGCCAAGCCGATGGAATTACATGAGCTGGTTAAATGGTGTGAAAATCCGCCTTTGCACGATCTTTAA
- the asd gene encoding archaetidylserine decarboxylase (Phosphatidylserine decarboxylase is synthesized as a single chain precursor. Generation of the pyruvoyl active site from a Ser is coupled to cleavage of a Gly-Ser bond between the larger (beta) and smaller (alpha chains). It is an integral membrane protein.): protein MANSTPITVIDRETGKAFHEKILGEKWIRWAYQDGNATTLESLLFRSSLISTLMGWWYDSPFSKGKIDSAIHELEINEWEFASPKESYGSFNEFFARHLKDGTRPFDPAPENIVSPADGRVLVFPKLDEDTFAPVKGHPFNIRKMLPVASEHFINGSLAIIRLCPADYHRYHFPCAGKIVQSRDFAGALHSVNPIALGSGPDVFGENKRSYTMIQTPNIGTYCYVEVGAFGVGSIINTKTDGSVQKMEEKGYFKFGGSTVVLVFEQNKIRFSEDLIANSAAGHETLIKVGQPLASAIEKTDKK from the coding sequence ATGGCGAACAGCACCCCCATAACAGTCATCGACCGTGAAACAGGCAAAGCCTTTCATGAAAAAATACTCGGTGAAAAATGGATCAGATGGGCCTATCAGGATGGTAATGCCACCACTTTGGAAAGCCTACTGTTTCGTTCTTCCCTGATCAGCACACTGATGGGCTGGTGGTATGATTCCCCTTTTTCAAAGGGTAAAATTGACTCTGCCATTCACGAGCTGGAAATCAATGAATGGGAATTTGCCTCCCCGAAGGAAAGCTACGGTTCCTTCAACGAGTTTTTTGCCCGCCACCTCAAAGACGGGACACGCCCTTTTGATCCGGCCCCTGAAAATATCGTTTCTCCGGCAGATGGGCGTGTGTTGGTTTTCCCAAAATTGGATGAAGATACCTTTGCACCGGTAAAAGGCCACCCTTTCAACATCCGTAAAATGCTGCCTGTCGCATCAGAACATTTCATTAATGGCTCCCTTGCCATCATCCGCCTGTGCCCTGCGGATTATCACCGCTATCATTTCCCCTGTGCTGGCAAGATCGTACAGTCACGGGATTTTGCCGGGGCCCTTCATTCGGTAAACCCTATCGCCCTTGGCAGTGGCCCGGACGTTTTTGGGGAAAACAAGCGCAGCTATACCATGATCCAGACCCCCAATATCGGGACCTATTGTTATGTTGAGGTCGGTGCCTTTGGGGTGGGCAGCATCATTAATACTAAGACAGATGGCTCCGTTCAAAAGATGGAGGAGAAAGGCTATTTCAAATTCGGTGGCTCTACTGTTGTTCTGGTGTTTGAACAAAATAAAATCCGCTTTAGCGAAGACTTGATCGCCAATAGCGCAGCGGGGCACGAAACCCTGATCAAGGTCGGTCAGCCTCTGGCAAGCGCTATTGAAAAAACGGATAAAAAATAA
- a CDS encoding response regulator gives MTLILIVEDENDVREDIKDVLELNGFDTIEAADGEEGIAKILQYKPDLIISDINMPKLGGHEFFVKFKTDHPEIAATPFIFLTAFSSREDEILGKELGVNDFLSKPIDYDILLASIRAQLDVSKRAVQSYNIALNDFFTRLEDGCDGEADEAKQSQLASVIRRYKDLLAKLERPIETLRKMERIDYKIKSIQDAENVALTMSHLFTVPDNALLGLNELLVNAVEHGNLGIAYDEKGKLLLDGRWADEIEKRMKLEENRDKYVTCTFKRFADHIEVDIQDMGEGFDWQEFVEASPKRMLDLHGRGIMLTMSMAFDEVEYLGCGNRVVAKSYMKQAS, from the coding sequence ATGACTTTAATTCTGATCGTCGAAGACGAGAATGATGTACGTGAAGATATTAAAGATGTCCTTGAACTCAATGGCTTTGATACGATTGAGGCCGCTGACGGGGAAGAGGGCATTGCCAAGATTTTGCAATATAAGCCGGATTTGATTATTTCCGATATCAACATGCCGAAATTGGGTGGGCATGAGTTTTTTGTTAAGTTTAAGACTGATCATCCTGAAATTGCTGCGACCCCCTTTATTTTCCTGACAGCATTTTCATCGCGTGAAGATGAAATTCTGGGTAAAGAGCTGGGGGTGAATGACTTCCTGTCCAAGCCGATTGATTATGATATTTTACTGGCCAGTATCCGTGCGCAGCTTGATGTCAGTAAACGTGCTGTTCAAAGCTATAATATCGCGCTCAATGACTTTTTCACCCGGCTTGAAGATGGTTGTGATGGTGAGGCTGATGAGGCCAAACAATCACAGCTGGCTTCTGTGATCAGGCGTTACAAGGATTTGCTGGCCAAACTGGAACGGCCCATTGAAACGTTACGCAAGATGGAACGTATTGATTATAAAATCAAATCTATTCAGGATGCGGAAAATGTCGCGTTGACAATGTCCCATTTGTTTACGGTACCGGATAATGCCTTGCTGGGATTGAATGAGTTACTGGTGAATGCCGTTGAACATGGCAATCTGGGCATTGCCTATGATGAAAAAGGCAAGCTTTTGTTAGATGGACGCTGGGCTGATGAAATCGAAAAGCGCATGAAGCTTGAAGAAAACAGGGACAAATATGTCACATGTACTTTCAAGCGTTTTGCCGACCATATTGAAGTGGATATTCAGGATATGGGCGAAGGTTTTGATTGGCAGGAATTTGTCGAGGCATCCCCAAAACGCATGCTCGACCTTCATGGTCGTGGGATCATGTTGACCATGTCAATGGCGTTTGATGAGGTTGAATATCTCGGTTGCGGCAATCGCGTTGTTGCTAAAAGTTATATGAAACAGGCAAGTTAA
- a CDS encoding bacteriohemerythrin, whose amino-acid sequence MMERIVWEDKKYSVGQEELDNQHKKIFELINQLSAQGQVDVDSELVSTVLEELLHYSEEHLRYEEEVLMQCSYEDFDAHRQQHWQYLEKISNLSVAAMAHENKVPDEIIMFLREWWTGHILSEDMKYRSALEKGKDKA is encoded by the coding sequence ATGATGGAACGTATTGTTTGGGAAGATAAAAAATACAGTGTTGGGCAAGAGGAATTGGATAACCAGCACAAGAAGATTTTTGAATTGATTAACCAGTTATCTGCACAGGGTCAGGTTGACGTCGATAGTGAGCTGGTTTCAACTGTGTTGGAAGAACTTCTGCATTATTCGGAAGAGCATTTACGCTATGAAGAAGAAGTTCTGATGCAATGCAGCTATGAAGATTTTGACGCACACCGTCAACAGCACTGGCAGTACCTGGAAAAGATCTCGAACTTGTCAGTGGCGGCAATGGCCCATGAAAACAAGGTTCCTGATGAAATTATCATGTTCCTGCGGGAGTGGTGGACCGGTCATATTTTATCTGAAGATATGAAATATCGCTCCGCCCTTGAAAAGGGAAAGGACAAGGCATGA
- a CDS encoding response regulator, whose translation MNPLKVLVVDDSLIAQKKLIAILKGMGHEIVGTARTGSKAIEAYGEHKPDIVTMDITMPDMDGIEATRHILKDNPEALIVMVTSHGQEQMIMSALDAGAKGYVLKPVKEDSVEEMFTQVIENYS comes from the coding sequence ATGAATCCCCTGAAGGTTTTGGTCGTTGATGATTCGCTTATCGCGCAAAAAAAATTGATCGCCATCTTAAAAGGGATGGGGCATGAAATTGTTGGCACGGCACGTACGGGCAGTAAGGCCATTGAAGCATACGGGGAACACAAGCCTGATATTGTGACGATGGATATCACCATGCCGGATATGGACGGGATTGAGGCAACGCGCCATATTTTAAAAGATAACCCTGAGGCATTGATTGTCATGGTGACATCCCACGGGCAGGAACAAATGATCATGTCTGCCCTTGATGCCGGGGCAAAGGGATATGTCCTCAAACCTGTGAAAGAAGACAGTGTTGAGGAAATGTTCACTCAGGTTATAGAAAATTACTCTTAA
- a CDS encoding chemotaxis protein CheX — protein MKLENMNSIHIKDQIRSLVSVIARYTENYLSSETGVEIKKRDYKVDDVKSLDLLPITSLVSVGGHINLFIAFSFDEPLLDHLMEAMTEDLEVDDDEHDLYIKETACEVVNTIVGNSTADLAEKGTIIPLSPPVVILGAKTVAGNADAKFFTVGLESRFGRLEIDLVGPTELFDDHLNFIGTGENNE, from the coding sequence ATGAAGTTGGAAAATATGAATTCCATACATATTAAAGACCAGATACGTTCGCTTGTTTCTGTCATTGCCCGTTATACGGAAAATTATTTATCTTCCGAAACTGGCGTGGAAATTAAGAAGCGCGATTATAAAGTTGATGATGTGAAGTCACTGGATTTGCTTCCTATTACATCGCTGGTTTCTGTTGGCGGGCATATTAATCTCTTTATTGCCTTCAGCTTTGATGAGCCGCTGCTTGATCATTTGATGGAAGCCATGACTGAAGATCTGGAAGTCGATGATGACGAGCATGATCTTTATATCAAGGAAACAGCATGCGAAGTTGTGAATACAATTGTGGGTAACAGCACGGCGGATTTGGCTGAAAAGGGGACGATTATTCCCTTATCCCCACCAGTGGTGATTCTCGGGGCCAAGACGGTTGCCGGGAATGCGGATGCAAAATTTTTTACTGTTGGTCTTGAATCCAGGTTTGGGCGTTTGGAAATTGATCTGGTCGGCCCCACAGAACTGTTTGATGATCACCTGAATTTTATCGGAACGGGAGAAAATAACGAATGA
- a CDS encoding ATP-binding protein, translating into MQQRTIHTKFLLYLLPPVIFATVLVSVIFGYYTAENIRQEIEEKNRKLTSSMAVSLAMPLWNFDYESIQRTLETIVLDQDISGAQIVDADGVEIARNGEVRDDRSELSSRTDIVFDNGKKIHTLGHLLITFNDKRTDEALIRQLTHDALQLIALLIVMIGAALLANRHLVGKPLARFLKIIQASENDNTTIKVDLFSDDEIGRVVKAYNRMVDQLAHEQGLLRSANDSLAVSSDAISRLLNSSDQGFLSFGADLIVEPNYSRACEKMFAMPPAGKLISELLFSKEECGDGTAEFFADTIKRAMGEKDRFKRSLMVNLLVKERALHGRIIEIKYNILGTGRVMLILSDISDERKLQEKLDTNRKRLEMIVNVATERETFLDLLDDFNEFIYVGVPELYRAMNKPEKLNKELYRQVHTFKGLFAQFAFPTLADTLHDIESQMQLQERNDQVQGEALKLDVEAITDALRTDLEILTGALGSEVIMRDQGMNIILPEINELVDNMVGEHPFLSQNQNYNQLLALLSEIGQKDLRDLITPYSTSIYRVAQRLDKEVAEFEIEGEAVMVDPNRYRSFAKSLVHVFRNAVDHGLETLDERDELGKTPEGRITCEISRKNHKVTVVICDDGRGIDAGKLRRRLVKRNVLLDEQVKSLGDDEILTYIFADNISTTENITEISGRGVGLAAVKAETEKLGGRVSVETKIGEGTCFTFTIPDKILTGDSTSRGEMHA; encoded by the coding sequence ATGCAGCAAAGAACAATCCATACGAAGTTTTTGCTCTATCTTTTACCGCCGGTTATTTTTGCAACCGTTTTGGTTTCAGTGATTTTTGGCTATTATACGGCTGAAAATATCCGGCAGGAAATTGAAGAGAAAAACCGCAAGCTGACATCATCCATGGCGGTGTCGCTGGCAATGCCCTTGTGGAACTTTGATTATGAGAGTATTCAGCGCACGTTGGAAACCATTGTTCTTGATCAGGATATTTCCGGGGCGCAGATCGTTGATGCCGACGGGGTGGAAATTGCCCGAAACGGGGAAGTTCGGGATGATCGCTCAGAACTGAGTTCTCGAACTGATATTGTTTTTGATAATGGCAAAAAGATCCATACGCTTGGTCATCTGCTGATTACCTTTAATGACAAGAGAACCGATGAAGCCCTGATCCGGCAGCTCACGCATGATGCTTTGCAGCTCATTGCCTTATTGATCGTGATGATTGGGGCAGCTTTGCTTGCCAATAGACATCTGGTTGGTAAACCTTTGGCCCGTTTTCTCAAGATTATTCAAGCCAGTGAAAATGACAATACCACGATCAAAGTCGATCTTTTTTCCGATGATGAAATTGGCCGGGTGGTTAAGGCATATAACCGGATGGTTGACCAGCTGGCCCATGAACAAGGGTTGTTGCGTTCTGCCAATGACAGTCTTGCCGTATCTTCTGATGCGATTTCACGTTTGTTGAATTCTTCTGATCAGGGCTTTTTGTCCTTTGGTGCGGATTTGATTGTGGAGCCTAATTACAGCCGGGCTTGTGAAAAAATGTTTGCAATGCCTCCGGCAGGTAAGTTGATTTCCGAGCTGTTATTTTCGAAGGAAGAATGTGGTGATGGCACGGCAGAATTTTTTGCCGATACCATCAAACGAGCGATGGGAGAGAAAGATAGGTTCAAGCGCAGCTTGATGGTGAATTTGCTGGTCAAAGAACGAGCCCTCCATGGGCGCATCATTGAAATTAAATATAATATTTTAGGGACAGGCCGTGTCATGCTGATCCTGTCTGATATCAGTGATGAGAGAAAGCTTCAGGAAAAACTGGATACAAACCGTAAGCGCTTGGAAATGATCGTTAATGTGGCAACGGAACGTGAAACCTTTCTCGATTTACTGGATGATTTTAATGAGTTCATTTATGTCGGTGTGCCGGAACTATATAGGGCAATGAACAAGCCTGAAAAATTGAATAAAGAGCTGTATCGACAGGTCCATACGTTTAAAGGGTTGTTTGCCCAGTTCGCTTTTCCAACGTTGGCCGATACATTACATGATATTGAAAGCCAGATGCAGCTGCAGGAACGTAATGATCAGGTGCAAGGCGAGGCGCTGAAACTGGATGTGGAGGCCATTACCGATGCGCTTAGGACTGACTTGGAGATTTTGACCGGGGCCTTGGGCAGTGAAGTTATTATGCGTGATCAGGGCATGAACATTATTCTGCCGGAAATCAATGAGCTGGTTGACAATATGGTGGGGGAACACCCCTTCCTGTCACAAAATCAGAATTACAACCAGTTATTGGCCCTGTTATCCGAAATTGGTCAAAAAGATTTGCGGGACTTGATTACCCCTTATTCCACCAGCATTTATCGTGTTGCCCAGCGTCTGGATAAAGAAGTGGCAGAATTTGAGATTGAAGGGGAAGCCGTTATGGTGGACCCCAACCGCTATCGCAGCTTTGCCAAGTCCCTTGTTCATGTGTTTCGTAATGCCGTTGATCATGGTTTGGAAACCCTGGATGAACGTGATGAACTGGGCAAAACCCCAGAGGGACGTATCACTTGTGAAATCAGCCGGAAAAATCATAAGGTTACGGTGGTCATCTGTGATGATGGCCGGGGCATTGATGCTGGCAAGCTGCGACGCAGGCTTGTGAAGAGAAATGTTTTATTGGATGAACAGGTAAAAAGTTTAGGTGATGATGAAATTCTCACGTATATTTTTGCCGATAATATATCGACGACAGAAAATATAACAGAGATTTCCGGACGCGGTGTCGGCTTGGCAGCTGTGAAAGCGGAAACGGAAAAGCTCGGTGGGCGGGTCAGTGTAGAAACGAAAATTGGTGAAGGGACTTGTTTTACTTTTACCATTCCGGATAAAATCTTAACAGGTGACAGTACATCTCGGGGGGAGATGCATGCATGA
- a CDS encoding chemotaxis protein CheX, translating into MGQQQIDTQETKRQIEKMMYVITQHAEDFLAEETQTAVQNCEFSMGGSQQIELKPLTSFVSLGGHIDTIIAFSFDEYLIAHLTKMFTADIEFEEDEFELYVQETAGETVNTIVGQSTAELAPPRRTVSLTPPETIYGKKKIRGDESSRFFSATLTTEFGTMDIDLLVPTELFDNKLNFIGRGAPS; encoded by the coding sequence ATGGGACAACAACAAATAGATACGCAGGAAACAAAACGTCAGATCGAAAAGATGATGTATGTCATCACGCAGCATGCCGAAGATTTTCTGGCTGAAGAAACCCAGACGGCTGTGCAAAACTGTGAATTTTCGATGGGGGGAAGCCAGCAAATTGAACTGAAGCCCCTGACCTCCTTTGTGTCCCTTGGTGGCCATATAGATACGATCATTGCTTTCAGCTTCGATGAATACCTCATTGCCCATCTGACCAAAATGTTCACCGCCGACATCGAGTTTGAAGAAGACGAATTTGAACTCTATGTTCAGGAAACAGCCGGGGAAACCGTCAACACCATTGTTGGGCAAAGCACGGCTGAACTGGCACCGCCACGACGCACCGTTTCGCTTACCCCGCCAGAAACCATTTATGGAAAAAAGAAAATCCGTGGGGATGAAAGCTCACGCTTTTTCAGTGCAACCCTGACAACTGAATTCGGCACCATGGACATTGACCTGCTGGTCCCGACAGAACTGTTTGACAACAAGCTTAATTTCATTGGCCGGGGGGCGCCTTCCTGA
- a CDS encoding response regulator: protein MTPMSVLVVDDSLITRKKVSSQLENMGHNVVRMASTGKEAIEAFRECIPDVVTMDITMPDMDGIEATKHIIAHYPSAVIIMVTSHGQEQMVMEALKSGAKAYVLKPIQADKLQQVLQQVYDRYF from the coding sequence ATGACGCCAATGTCTGTTCTCGTCGTGGACGATTCCCTGATCACGCGAAAAAAAGTCTCAAGCCAGCTGGAAAATATGGGCCATAACGTTGTACGTATGGCCTCAACGGGTAAGGAAGCGATCGAAGCTTTTCGTGAATGTATCCCTGATGTTGTCACCATGGATATCACCATGCCCGATATGGATGGGATCGAAGCAACCAAACATATTATCGCCCATTACCCCTCTGCGGTCATCATTATGGTCACCTCTCACGGTCAGGAACAAATGGTTATGGAAGCCCTGAAAAGCGGGGCAAAGGCTTATGTCCTGAAGCCCATTCAGGCCGATAAGCTGCAACAGGTTTTGCAACAAGTCTATGACAGGTATTTTTGA